One segment of Leptospirillum ferrooxidans C2-3 DNA contains the following:
- a CDS encoding IS256 family transposase, with amino-acid sequence MANIDVTLNPDLLTNLLSDSGEGMKKLVESVLNQVLEAQMVDHLGADRHERSSDRTGYRNGYRERQLTTRVGTLILRVPQTRDGNFSTDLFRRYQRSEQALVLALMEMVVQGVSTRKVTHITEELCGATFSKSTVSSLATGLSARVNHWRNRRLNGLYPFLLLDALVIHVRKDESVVPVAALIATGISEDGQREILGLTLGDSENEASWDDMLRDLKSRGLSGVDLVVSDDHKGLKKAVQRHFQGVRWQRCQVHFLRNLLGHAPASQRGPLALALGRLFRADTKEEARAIKNEILETFEKKAPKSMDCLEEGFEESLTILSFPRKYRVRLRSTNSQERLNEEVRRRERVIRIFPNEDSAIRLIGALLSEFHEQWSTGKKYFDMAEYWEWKKQEPFKTPSLLSVVE; translated from the coding sequence ATGGCCAATATTGACGTTACCCTGAATCCGGATCTTTTGACAAATCTTTTGTCCGATAGTGGCGAAGGAATGAAAAAACTGGTCGAATCGGTCTTGAATCAGGTTCTGGAAGCCCAGATGGTTGACCACCTGGGAGCAGATCGGCATGAACGATCGAGCGATCGGACGGGATATCGAAACGGGTATCGGGAACGGCAACTGACGACCCGGGTGGGAACGCTGATCCTTCGGGTTCCCCAAACCCGGGACGGAAATTTCTCGACCGATCTGTTCCGTCGCTACCAGCGTTCCGAACAAGCTCTGGTTCTGGCTCTGATGGAGATGGTGGTCCAGGGGGTCTCGACCCGCAAAGTCACGCATATCACGGAAGAGTTGTGCGGCGCGACATTTTCGAAGTCCACGGTGAGTTCTTTGGCCACGGGGCTTTCGGCCCGGGTTAACCATTGGCGAAACCGTCGTCTGAATGGTCTGTATCCCTTTCTTCTGCTGGATGCCCTGGTGATCCATGTCCGAAAGGATGAGAGCGTGGTGCCGGTCGCCGCATTGATTGCGACCGGCATCTCGGAAGATGGACAGCGGGAGATCCTGGGACTGACGTTGGGAGACAGCGAGAACGAAGCTTCCTGGGACGACATGCTGCGGGATCTCAAGAGCCGGGGACTGTCTGGGGTGGATCTGGTGGTCTCCGATGACCACAAAGGGCTGAAAAAAGCCGTTCAGAGACATTTTCAAGGGGTTCGATGGCAACGATGCCAGGTCCATTTTCTCCGCAACCTTCTGGGTCATGCCCCGGCCTCCCAACGAGGGCCTCTGGCGCTGGCCCTGGGACGGCTGTTTCGGGCCGATACCAAAGAAGAAGCCCGAGCGATCAAGAACGAAATTTTGGAGACTTTTGAGAAGAAGGCCCCCAAGTCGATGGATTGTCTCGAAGAAGGATTTGAGGAATCGCTCACGATTTTGTCCTTTCCCCGGAAATATCGTGTCAGGCTCAGAAGCACGAACTCCCAGGAGAGACTGAATGAAGAGGTCCGGAGACGGGAACGGGTGATCCGGATCTTCCCCAACGAAGACTCGGCCATCCGACTCATTGGAGCCCTTCTTTCGGAATTCCACGAACAATGGAGCACGGGAAAGAAGTATTTCGACATGGCCGAATATTGGGAGTGGAAGAAACAGGAACCTTTCAAAACGCCCTCTCTTCTTTCGGTGGTCGAATGA
- a CDS encoding 3-deoxy-D-manno-octulosonic acid transferase: protein MSPAVLLKVGKLLNLLLWPFLLLLLPLVLLFFPRARPHLRERFGLGAAKASKNARSILFHLASLGEANAATPLIRALEGDGAPLILTATSESGRGALVKAFPDTPVSLLPLDLPGLWEPFWSSRRVSRIILFETEIWPMMLLTAYSRRIPVMVVNGRLSPAGFSAMKRWRFFLKPLFSGLSRVLVASADDRERYLEMGVKPDILDVTGNIKWDMSRPESIPETLREELSGWVVRFEEACSRLLGEGGRVAAPVGNSPKKDYLRVVLGSGHPGETLRIVEAIRKDPFLSSRLHLLVAPRHLQRLSEWIGDGLTLSRLNLQFRSGTNENRPPSFPNGPIVSILDTHGELRTLYSLSHIAITGGTFDLVGGHSPVEAASCAIPQVSGPFTDHVSTLIDRLVKGGGLFLEKDEPSLVSRLRWFLENPGERERSGEMAFKVFLSEQGALSRTLAILRDFLKEDPGEGVKTP, encoded by the coding sequence GTGAGTCCCGCTGTTCTCCTGAAGGTCGGGAAACTCCTGAATCTTCTCCTGTGGCCTTTTCTCCTGTTGCTATTGCCGCTGGTTCTTCTTTTTTTTCCAAGAGCCAGACCGCATCTCCGGGAACGTTTTGGTCTCGGGGCTGCAAAAGCTTCAAAAAATGCCAGATCCATTCTGTTTCACCTGGCAAGCCTTGGTGAGGCCAATGCGGCAACCCCTCTCATCAGGGCCCTTGAGGGTGATGGCGCTCCCCTGATTCTGACAGCGACATCAGAGTCGGGAAGGGGTGCCCTTGTGAAAGCCTTTCCCGATACCCCCGTTTCCCTTTTGCCATTGGATCTTCCCGGATTGTGGGAACCCTTCTGGAGCTCCCGGAGAGTCTCCCGGATCATTCTTTTTGAAACGGAAATCTGGCCGATGATGCTTTTGACCGCCTATTCCCGAAGGATCCCGGTGATGGTCGTCAATGGCAGACTCTCTCCGGCCGGATTTTCCGCGATGAAGAGATGGCGATTCTTTCTCAAGCCTCTTTTTTCCGGTCTCTCCCGTGTTCTGGTCGCATCTGCTGATGATCGGGAACGGTATCTTGAAATGGGAGTGAAGCCAGATATTCTCGATGTGACAGGAAATATCAAATGGGACATGTCGCGTCCCGAATCGATTCCCGAGACTCTGAGGGAAGAGCTTTCAGGATGGGTTGTCCGATTTGAAGAAGCCTGCAGCCGATTGCTGGGGGAGGGTGGCCGTGTGGCCGCTCCGGTCGGGAATTCTCCTAAAAAGGATTATCTTCGTGTGGTTCTGGGATCGGGTCATCCTGGAGAGACGCTCCGCATTGTCGAAGCGATCAGAAAGGATCCTTTCTTGTCCAGCCGACTCCATCTTCTGGTCGCCCCCAGACATCTCCAGAGATTGTCTGAGTGGATCGGGGACGGATTGACCCTCTCCCGGCTGAATCTGCAGTTTCGCTCCGGAACAAACGAAAACCGGCCCCCTTCCTTTCCGAATGGACCCATTGTCTCGATTCTCGATACCCATGGAGAGCTCAGGACGCTTTATTCCCTCTCTCACATTGCGATTACAGGGGGAACCTTCGATCTGGTCGGAGGACATAGCCCGGTCGAGGCGGCTTCCTGTGCCATCCCCCAGGTGTCTGGTCCCTTTACGGATCATGTTTCGACCCTGATCGACCGTCTTGTCAAAGGGGGAGGGCTGTTTCTCGAGAAGGATGAGCCATCCCTTGTTTCAAGACTCAGATGGTTCTTGGAAAACCCCGGAGAAAGAGAGCGAAGTGGTGAGATGGCCTTCAAGGTTTTTCTTTCCGAACAGGGGGCTCTCTCCAGAACGCTTGCGATTCTTCGGGATTTCCTGAAAGAGGATCCGGGAGAGGGAGTGAAAACTCCATGA
- a CDS encoding glycosyltransferase family 9 protein — protein MAGEDCVEGKQQTFDIDGESQGFVSGEKEKDPLPGVKNLPPGSSVLVVLLGRIGDVVMTLPAVLGLKMARPDILIDWVVEDRCADLLVNHPAIRRLILLHRRDFEGDLKKGAYLSALSNLIAFRRDLRQERYAAVLDFQSLLKSGVVAFLAKGKIKLGSPSTYGRMKEGSWLFSRQVNLFDPKLHLVDRHRLVIRELLGEDPPVAPFVLGIDPGEEWGVLERLDLWDQRIREKSDSPKRPLALLHPFASWVTRRWPIESFGQVAIRLIRSGFRVGVIGGGGAEQEIAFLKIREAIESGEEEKPLPVSCLESFLGILSLKESAVLMSKAEIVIACDSGPMHLSSAMGVRTLGIFGPTDPQRLGPVGNLGMEIHADLLCHPCMGRRCPIGTVCMRDLSPGKVIEAAFSLLKKSPTEKTSLLEGL, from the coding sequence GTGGCCGGAGAGGATTGTGTGGAAGGGAAACAGCAGACTTTTGATATCGACGGTGAAAGCCAGGGTTTTGTGTCCGGAGAGAAAGAGAAGGATCCTCTTCCGGGAGTGAAAAATCTTCCCCCGGGATCGAGTGTTCTGGTGGTTCTCCTGGGTCGCATCGGGGATGTGGTGATGACTCTTCCGGCCGTTCTGGGACTCAAGATGGCCCGTCCGGATATTTTGATCGACTGGGTGGTGGAGGATCGCTGCGCCGATCTTTTGGTGAATCATCCGGCGATCAGGAGATTGATCCTTCTCCACAGGCGGGATTTTGAGGGAGATCTCAAAAAGGGAGCCTATCTATCGGCCCTTTCCAACCTGATCGCTTTCAGAAGGGATCTCCGGCAAGAGCGGTATGCCGCGGTTCTCGATTTTCAGTCTCTTTTGAAAAGCGGAGTGGTGGCATTTCTGGCCAAGGGGAAGATCAAGCTCGGTTCTCCTTCCACCTATGGGCGCATGAAAGAGGGGAGCTGGCTTTTCTCTCGTCAGGTGAATCTTTTCGACCCGAAGCTTCATCTGGTCGATCGACATCGTCTCGTGATCAGGGAGCTTCTGGGAGAAGATCCCCCGGTAGCCCCTTTTGTTCTGGGAATCGATCCCGGGGAGGAATGGGGTGTTCTGGAAAGGCTGGATCTCTGGGATCAAAGAATCCGGGAAAAGTCAGATTCGCCAAAAAGACCTCTGGCGCTTCTTCATCCTTTTGCCAGCTGGGTGACGAGGCGCTGGCCGATTGAGTCTTTCGGCCAGGTGGCCATTCGTCTTATCCGGTCCGGTTTCCGGGTCGGGGTGATCGGGGGGGGAGGGGCCGAGCAGGAGATTGCCTTTCTCAAGATCCGTGAGGCGATCGAATCGGGGGAAGAGGAGAAGCCTTTACCCGTTTCCTGTCTTGAAAGCTTTCTTGGGATACTGTCATTAAAGGAGTCGGCGGTCTTGATGAGTAAAGCGGAGATCGTCATCGCCTGCGATTCGGGACCGATGCATCTGTCTTCGGCCATGGGGGTCCGCACTTTGGGAATATTCGGGCCGACCGATCCGCAAAGGCTGGGTCCGGTCGGGAATCTGGGGATGGAGATCCATGCCGATCTTTTGTGCCATCCCTGCATGGGAAGGCGTTGTCCGATCGGGACGGTCTGCATGCGGGATTTGTCACCCGGGAAGGTTATCGAAGCGGCCTTTTCCCTTCTCAAAAAGAGCCCGACGGAAAAGACTTCTCTTTTGGAAGGGCTCTGA
- a CDS encoding glycosyltransferase family 9 protein, whose protein sequence is MSTSQTGNVLSRKTSAAAPSVHRILLVKPSSLGDVIHAFPLLSALRGSFPEASIDWLVNTEFSSLVGRHPGVSKVISFPRSLWRKKGFFKAMGEMRREFGPAGYDLVLDAQGLMRSALLSRLAGGSRIIGFSDAREGAAFLYHERVDPFAGGKKELDGSPRVLHAVLKNLSLWRHLSGMEPEFSSHPFEIHYGDEDNRHLSELLQSIGLSPNLPFVAIHPGAKREIKRWPSLYFSELLDLVRNKLGLNVLLLGSAGESSLLSEIATRSGPGVYISAGDVPLDLMPLCLSRARFFVGNDSGPLHMAVMMGTPTYSFFGSSDVRRTGPFSPGNTEHRTFTDPVPCAPCGDFKTKCSHLSCLVGVTPNVVFDEILKKTQH, encoded by the coding sequence TTGTCCACCTCACAAACCGGAAATGTTCTTTCTCGAAAAACTTCAGCGGCTGCTCCCTCCGTCCACCGCATTCTTCTGGTGAAGCCAAGCTCCCTTGGTGATGTCATCCATGCCTTTCCTCTGCTCTCTGCTTTGAGGGGGTCTTTTCCGGAGGCGTCGATAGACTGGCTGGTCAACACGGAGTTTTCGTCTTTGGTGGGCCGTCATCCCGGAGTTTCCAAGGTGATCTCCTTTCCGAGATCCCTCTGGCGTAAAAAGGGATTTTTTAAGGCCATGGGGGAGATGCGACGGGAATTTGGCCCTGCCGGCTATGATCTGGTTCTGGATGCACAGGGGCTCATGCGTTCGGCACTTCTTTCAAGGCTTGCGGGCGGCTCCCGGATTATCGGTTTTTCCGATGCCCGGGAAGGGGCCGCATTTCTGTATCATGAACGGGTCGATCCATTCGCCGGTGGGAAAAAAGAATTGGACGGGTCTCCGAGGGTTCTCCATGCGGTTTTGAAAAATCTTTCCCTTTGGCGCCATCTTTCAGGGATGGAGCCAGAGTTTTCCTCACATCCTTTTGAGATCCATTATGGCGATGAAGATAACAGGCATTTGTCGGAGCTCCTTCAGTCGATCGGACTTTCCCCCAATCTTCCCTTTGTGGCGATTCATCCGGGGGCGAAAAGGGAGATCAAGCGGTGGCCGTCCCTGTATTTTTCTGAACTTCTGGATCTTGTCCGAAATAAACTGGGGTTGAATGTCCTTCTTCTGGGGAGTGCGGGAGAGTCCTCGCTTCTGTCGGAGATTGCGACAAGAAGTGGCCCGGGTGTTTACATATCGGCGGGGGATGTTCCTCTTGACCTGATGCCGCTTTGTCTTTCCCGCGCGCGGTTTTTTGTGGGAAATGACTCCGGTCCCCTTCATATGGCGGTGATGATGGGAACGCCAACCTATTCGTTTTTCGGATCTTCAGATGTCCGGAGAACGGGGCCATTTTCTCCGGGGAATACGGAACACCGGACCTTTACCGATCCGGTGCCCTGCGCCCCATGCGGGGATTTCAAGACGAAGTGCAGCCACCTATCCTGTCTTGTCGGGGTCACTCCCAATGTGGTTTTCGATGAGATCCTGAAAAAAACTCAACATTAG
- the lpxB gene encoding lipid-A-disaccharide synthase produces MTLSSNSSASPRSLLIVTGEPSGDQHGARLLLALKEIEPNVQAFAVGGENLRKAGAGILVDIAELSVMGLVEVAQKIPVLLRAKNRILEAVRLHHIKTAVLIDFSGFNLRLAKSLKAMGVRIFYYVSPQVWASRKGRVKKIRELVDHMFVIFPFERDFYEAEGVPVTFVGHPLLDEARPQEDPETLKRRFFPGIAPSITKDGDLPFPRVIGLLPGSRASEIRYLYPRMLAAFDLLRTKYPGLRAVVPQTPHLNDSLFSPMESIYPWALDPDVFRRVPGRFREVTKACDLAIVTSGTATLETALLDVPMVVVYVMNAFSYQIARRLVTVPAIGMVNLVAGLSSDGRTAMPELIQEKASPERIFSEVCQIFSDPGRIKRMKESLARVQGSLGEPGASGKAAAEMARLLGWKKEDSLS; encoded by the coding sequence ATGACCCTTTCTTCCAACTCTTCCGCATCTCCCCGTAGTCTTCTGATTGTCACAGGGGAACCATCGGGCGACCAGCATGGAGCGCGTCTCCTCCTTGCCCTTAAAGAGATTGAACCGAATGTTCAGGCCTTTGCCGTTGGAGGAGAAAATCTCCGGAAAGCAGGTGCCGGGATCCTGGTTGATATTGCCGAACTCTCCGTCATGGGGCTTGTTGAAGTTGCCCAAAAAATTCCGGTCCTCCTGAGAGCCAAAAATCGCATTCTGGAAGCGGTTCGCCTTCACCATATCAAGACTGCCGTTCTGATCGACTTTTCAGGGTTTAATCTGAGACTTGCCAAAAGTCTGAAAGCGATGGGTGTCCGTATTTTTTATTACGTCAGCCCACAAGTCTGGGCATCAAGAAAGGGGCGCGTCAAAAAAATCCGGGAGCTTGTCGATCACATGTTTGTGATCTTTCCCTTTGAGCGGGATTTCTACGAAGCGGAAGGGGTTCCGGTGACCTTTGTGGGCCATCCGCTTCTCGATGAGGCCAGACCCCAGGAGGATCCCGAAACCCTCAAAAGACGCTTCTTTCCTGGAATTGCCCCATCGATCACCAAGGACGGGGATCTCCCTTTTCCTAGAGTGATCGGACTTCTCCCGGGGAGCAGGGCGTCAGAGATCCGATACCTTTACCCTCGAATGCTTGCCGCATTCGATCTGTTAAGGACGAAATACCCGGGTCTTCGCGCAGTCGTTCCACAGACGCCCCATTTGAATGACTCCCTTTTCAGTCCGATGGAGTCGATCTATCCCTGGGCTTTGGATCCGGATGTGTTCAGGAGGGTTCCGGGCCGCTTCAGGGAGGTGACAAAGGCCTGCGATCTGGCGATCGTCACAAGTGGAACCGCAACGCTGGAAACCGCTCTTCTTGATGTGCCGATGGTCGTGGTTTATGTGATGAATGCTTTTTCCTACCAGATTGCCCGACGGCTTGTGACGGTGCCGGCAATCGGAATGGTCAACCTGGTTGCAGGTCTGTCTTCTGACGGGAGGACCGCGATGCCAGAACTGATACAGGAGAAGGCTTCTCCTGAGAGGATCTTTTCCGAGGTCTGCCAGATTTTTTCAGATCCCGGAAGGATCAAGCGGATGAAGGAATCTCTTGCCCGGGTTCAGGGCTCTCTTGGGGAACCTGGCGCCTCAGGGAAAGCCGCCGCAGAAATGGCCCGTCTTCTGGGCTGGAAAAAGGAGGACTCTCTCTCATGA
- a CDS encoding glycosyltransferase family A protein, with protein sequence MVIVNNNADDVSLSIMRKYASEYPDLIRIVDQSVQGVPSARNKGILESRGHYIAMLEGDDMMLPNRLEK encoded by the coding sequence ATCGTCATTGTCAACAATAATGCAGATGATGTATCTCTTTCAATCATGAGAAAGTATGCGAGTGAGTATCCTGATCTGATCCGTATTGTCGATCAATCGGTTCAAGGAGTTCCAAGCGCAAGAAATAAGGGAATTCTTGAGAGCCGTGGCCATTATATCGCCATGCTTGAGGGAGATGACATGATGCTCCCCAATCGTCTCGAAAAATAG
- the lpxK gene encoding tetraacyldisaccharide 4'-kinase — translation MNPLRILLLPFSCLYGLGIALWKGLYRSGVYRTGKVPVPVLSVGNVTVGGNGKTPMVIALAKWLEERGHHVGILSRGYGREKSPGREVVVFSGRGIGKKLVGDPPDPRVTGDEPALISSRVPSATIALSSDRLEGARALLPFSPSVIVMDDGFQSLELFQDLSFVLVSESDFLKILDRSGWGCRDLLPSGRFREGEEALFRASAVVVTLEEDRSPLEMERLRSRFDLYFQKRFPARGVLPVLFQKVVVSGIFCQNEMGSGETGKGQGPEAIKGKRVVLVSGIAAPGRFFRMVSGFGAEVLGHLSWSDHASWNEGRQKEILSFLESVSGNANPEMILTTEKDLVKWPKPIHLPYTVYSVQIESCLLEPAHWESILLSVVRKSSVAPEGETPDGD, via the coding sequence ATGAATCCCTTGAGGATCTTGCTGCTCCCTTTTTCCTGTCTGTACGGGCTGGGAATCGCTCTCTGGAAAGGGCTGTACCGTTCCGGAGTTTACAGGACAGGGAAGGTCCCGGTCCCGGTCCTTTCCGTCGGGAATGTCACTGTCGGGGGAAACGGGAAGACTCCTATGGTGATCGCCCTGGCCAAATGGCTGGAGGAGAGGGGTCACCATGTCGGGATCCTGTCAAGAGGATATGGTCGGGAGAAATCCCCGGGGAGAGAGGTGGTTGTTTTTTCCGGGAGGGGGATCGGGAAAAAGCTGGTCGGAGATCCTCCGGATCCGAGAGTCACGGGGGATGAACCGGCCCTGATCTCTTCCAGAGTCCCTTCAGCGACAATCGCCCTTTCCTCCGACAGGCTGGAGGGAGCCAGGGCGCTTTTGCCCTTTTCTCCTTCCGTGATCGTGATGGATGACGGCTTCCAATCCCTGGAGCTCTTCCAGGATCTCTCTTTTGTACTGGTCTCCGAGAGCGATTTCCTGAAGATCCTGGACCGATCTGGATGGGGTTGCCGGGATCTTCTTCCCTCCGGACGATTCCGGGAGGGGGAGGAGGCGCTTTTCCGCGCTTCTGCGGTTGTCGTCACGCTTGAGGAGGATCGTTCTCCTTTGGAAATGGAGCGGCTGCGTTCACGTTTTGACCTGTATTTCCAAAAACGCTTTCCAGCCAGAGGGGTTCTTCCGGTTCTCTTTCAGAAAGTGGTCGTGTCGGGGATCTTTTGCCAGAATGAAATGGGAAGTGGGGAGACGGGAAAAGGTCAGGGTCCCGAAGCGATCAAGGGGAAACGGGTGGTTCTGGTATCGGGTATCGCCGCTCCCGGGAGGTTCTTTCGGATGGTTTCGGGATTTGGTGCGGAGGTTCTTGGCCATCTCTCCTGGAGCGATCATGCCTCCTGGAATGAAGGTCGCCAGAAGGAGATTCTCTCCTTTCTGGAGTCTGTTTCCGGGAACGCCAATCCGGAGATGATCCTGACGACCGAAAAAGACCTTGTGAAATGGCCGAAACCCATCCATTTGCCTTATACTGTGTATTCTGTCCAGATAGAATCGTGTCTTTTGGAACCCGCTCACTGGGAGTCGATCTTGTTGTCTGTTGTCCGGAAATCGTCTGTTGCCCCCGAAGGGGAGACCCCTGATGGGGATTGA
- a CDS encoding ABC transporter ATP-binding protein, producing MMAFWRDPVYLKTRKRLHRWIHPYRFLLIMGILMAIIGAGVSSGVPILLKELIDKVFSEKNPKLLFILPAAFFVLYSVKGLTAYLQALYLKKAALHMVSDVRRDLFAHVIRLPLSAYGSEGTGSLMSRVTNDTQILQGGIAEIIRDLIRNSFTAIGMLVALFWMNPKLTLFILLSVPFTLIPIRKIGKKIRGSSRHYQGKIGDMNQHLSESLSSVRLIKSVGSENIEIDNFEKHSEEFTSIQLKLVKYENMLSPIMESIGALGAGIAVWLGGYSVIHGTLTLGTLVGFITAAQMLYQPIKGLGNAQSGIQSSLAAAERINEVLDKPLEEMNLASGLKVSTLATGISFEHVSFRYPNKEQSALLDISMTIPAGRFVAVVGPSGSGKSTLVNLLPRFFHPTSGRILWDGHDLESLDVSSLRDRIGLVTQDVILMNQTIRENLLYGLKREVSDDELNAALLSANATDFIDRLPDKVDTRVGERGVFLSGGERQRIALARVVLRDPSLLILDEATSALDSESEFLIQKALDRIMEGRTTIVIAHRLSTIRHAQWLYVVEGGRIVEEGTHDELLKNKAGRYLSLLKASLRGSEGSDGSLGDQAAQVPADRTL from the coding sequence ATGATGGCGTTCTGGCGGGATCCCGTCTATCTGAAAACCAGAAAGCGTCTCCACCGATGGATTCATCCCTACAGGTTTCTCCTGATAATGGGAATCCTCATGGCCATCATCGGAGCCGGAGTTTCCAGCGGAGTTCCGATTCTCTTGAAAGAGCTGATCGACAAGGTCTTCAGTGAAAAAAATCCGAAACTTCTTTTTATCCTGCCGGCGGCGTTTTTCGTTTTGTATTCTGTCAAGGGGTTGACCGCTTACCTTCAGGCGCTTTATCTCAAAAAAGCGGCCCTTCACATGGTGAGCGATGTCCGAAGGGACCTCTTTGCCCATGTGATCCGTCTTCCCCTGAGCGCTTACGGCTCAGAGGGAACCGGATCGCTCATGAGCCGGGTCACAAACGATACCCAGATCCTTCAGGGAGGAATTGCGGAGATCATCAGGGATCTCATCCGGAACTCCTTTACAGCCATTGGCATGCTGGTGGCGCTTTTCTGGATGAATCCAAAGCTGACTCTCTTCATTCTGCTCTCCGTTCCCTTCACCCTGATACCCATTCGGAAGATCGGCAAGAAGATCCGAGGATCTTCCCGCCATTATCAGGGAAAAATCGGAGACATGAACCAGCATCTTTCAGAGAGCCTGTCATCGGTTCGCCTGATCAAGTCGGTGGGATCGGAAAATATTGAGATCGACAATTTTGAAAAACATTCCGAAGAGTTTACCTCCATACAGTTAAAGCTCGTCAAATATGAAAACATGCTCTCCCCCATCATGGAGTCGATTGGCGCCCTGGGCGCGGGTATTGCCGTCTGGCTTGGGGGATACTCGGTCATTCACGGGACATTGACCCTGGGAACGCTCGTTGGCTTCATCACGGCTGCCCAAATGCTCTACCAGCCGATCAAAGGTCTGGGAAATGCCCAGTCGGGGATCCAGTCCTCCCTTGCGGCGGCGGAGAGGATCAATGAAGTGCTGGACAAGCCTCTTGAGGAGATGAACCTTGCGTCTGGCCTCAAGGTGTCCACACTCGCCACCGGGATTTCCTTTGAACATGTTTCCTTCCGCTACCCGAACAAGGAACAGTCGGCCCTTCTCGATATTTCGATGACGATTCCGGCCGGCCGGTTTGTCGCTGTCGTCGGTCCTTCCGGTTCGGGAAAAAGCACTCTGGTGAATCTTCTTCCAAGATTTTTCCATCCGACATCGGGAAGGATTCTCTGGGATGGCCATGATCTGGAGTCGCTCGATGTCTCATCCCTTCGGGACCGGATCGGTCTTGTGACCCAGGATGTGATTCTCATGAACCAGACGATCCGGGAAAATCTTCTCTATGGCCTTAAGCGGGAGGTTTCCGATGATGAGCTGAATGCGGCGCTATTGTCTGCCAATGCCACCGATTTTATCGATCGGCTGCCTGACAAGGTGGATACCCGTGTTGGAGAACGTGGCGTTTTTCTGTCGGGTGGCGAGCGTCAACGGATCGCCCTTGCCAGGGTTGTATTGCGGGATCCGAGCCTTTTGATCCTTGATGAGGCGACAAGCGCGCTCGACTCTGAATCCGAATTCCTGATCCAGAAAGCCCTTGACCGGATCATGGAGGGTCGAACGACGATTGTGATCGCCCACAGGCTCTCGACGATCAGACATGCCCAGTGGCTCTATGTCGTGGAAGGGGGCCGGATTGTCGAAGAGGGAACGCATGACGAGCTTTTAAAAAACAAGGCCGGCCGATACCTCTCCCTTCTGAAAGCTTCTCTACGCGGAAGCGAGGGATCGGACGGATCCCTGGGAGATCAGGCTGCCCAGGTTCCTGCAGACAGGACCCTGTGA
- a CDS encoding lysophospholipid acyltransferase family protein codes for MGIETKTPMWLLNSLALGVRAMGPEFGSKAGSLLGDTLRFLMKSKGRLARENLRAAFPDASDSWIRDTEKKMFRHLGRMGVEFLQFPDKDEAWLRKHVQVSGIERAYEALKLGKGALILSAHFGNWEYIFKRLSYDFPKDVYALTRRIKDPNVDLFVKKYREANTGATCILQDNAGSQIVRILKRNGIVITVLDQNAGLKEGAFVPFFGRLAATYTSTARLSLRLGLPVIPVLGHRTTGLDHFVCVMDPIIPDPSLCGENAVEVLTARFTGLLEKAIREYPEQWIWLHNRWKTRPPEETGETVQNGKSEELTAPGDGA; via the coding sequence ATGGGGATTGAAACGAAAACACCGATGTGGCTTTTGAACAGCCTTGCCCTTGGGGTCCGGGCCATGGGGCCGGAGTTCGGCTCCAAAGCCGGCTCCCTTTTGGGAGATACGCTTCGGTTTTTGATGAAGTCCAAGGGAAGGCTTGCGAGAGAAAATCTGAGGGCCGCATTCCCTGACGCCAGCGACTCCTGGATCCGCGATACGGAAAAAAAGATGTTTCGCCATCTGGGCAGGATGGGTGTGGAATTTTTGCAGTTTCCCGACAAGGACGAAGCATGGCTCAGAAAGCATGTCCAGGTTTCAGGGATCGAGCGGGCTTATGAGGCGCTGAAGCTTGGGAAAGGAGCACTCATCCTGTCCGCCCATTTCGGGAACTGGGAATACATCTTCAAGCGGTTGTCCTACGATTTTCCCAAGGATGTCTACGCCCTGACACGGCGGATCAAGGATCCCAATGTCGATCTTTTTGTGAAGAAATACCGGGAAGCCAATACGGGGGCGACCTGTATCCTTCAGGACAACGCCGGAAGCCAGATCGTCCGGATCTTGAAGAGAAACGGAATTGTCATCACCGTTCTGGACCAGAACGCCGGGCTCAAGGAAGGTGCGTTTGTCCCGTTTTTCGGAAGGCTTGCCGCAACGTATACCAGTACGGCAAGACTCTCCCTTCGACTAGGCCTTCCTGTCATTCCGGTTTTGGGTCACAGGACGACAGGGCTGGACCACTTTGTTTGCGTGATGGATCCGATCATCCCTGATCCATCTCTTTGCGGGGAAAACGCGGTGGAGGTTTTGACCGCCCGATTTACGGGTCTTCTTGAAAAAGCGATCCGGGAATACCCCGAGCAATGGATCTGGCTCCATAACCGCTGGAAGACAAGGCCTCCTGAGGAAACAGGAGAGACTGTCCAGAACGGGAAAAGTGAGGAACTCACGGCTCCTGGGGATGGCGCTTGA